The Opitutaceae bacterium genome has a window encoding:
- a CDS encoding glycosyltransferase family 4 protein — protein MLNLGQSLILRPDENGVDGDTAGEGSASIRWGSRARDSVIALYSNLETGFVTIDRQILDEAFGCKLVIVGRNASGVAAAVCTVARTSACVGWFASWHTFPVVLAAALLRKPFLLIIGGYDLANMPEIEYGHQRGGLKRWISLATMKLASRLMTNSEYSRGEGKRNAGLDPKTVGVVHHGVPDVFGKRPPKSWKRLVVTVGNVDRANLFRKGHEPFVRAAALLPDVEFRLIGSWRDDAIDYLKSIATTNVVFPGRVSDDELNASLMEASVYVQASAHEGFGMSLAEAMLACCVPVVSCNGAIPEVVGECGLYLSRITPEALAQNIEAALARGPIIGPVARERIIHSFPLEVRRRGLVREIRALIEDEGRVI, from the coding sequence ATGTTGAATCTCGGCCAGAGTTTGATACTTCGTCCCGATGAGAACGGGGTGGACGGCGATACGGCAGGGGAGGGTTCTGCCTCTATCCGGTGGGGGTCGAGAGCGAGGGATTCCGTCATTGCTCTCTATTCAAACCTTGAGACCGGATTTGTCACAATCGATCGCCAGATCCTCGACGAGGCATTTGGGTGTAAACTGGTCATTGTTGGCCGCAACGCATCCGGCGTAGCAGCTGCTGTCTGCACGGTGGCCCGAACATCGGCCTGCGTCGGTTGGTTTGCTTCCTGGCACACTTTTCCGGTCGTCCTTGCTGCCGCTTTGCTTCGGAAGCCCTTCCTCTTGATTATCGGTGGGTATGACCTGGCAAACATGCCCGAGATCGAATATGGACATCAACGGGGCGGTTTGAAGCGATGGATTTCCCTCGCCACAATGAAGCTTGCCTCGCGGTTGATGACGAATTCCGAATACAGCAGGGGCGAGGGCAAACGAAATGCGGGTCTCGATCCCAAGACTGTGGGCGTGGTCCACCACGGGGTTCCCGACGTGTTCGGGAAACGACCGCCAAAGTCCTGGAAACGACTGGTGGTGACGGTGGGGAATGTCGATCGGGCCAATCTCTTTCGGAAGGGTCATGAGCCCTTTGTGCGTGCGGCCGCGCTGCTGCCCGATGTGGAGTTCCGTCTGATTGGGTCGTGGCGGGATGATGCCATCGACTACCTCAAGTCAATCGCAACGACCAATGTCGTTTTCCCGGGACGGGTTTCAGATGATGAACTCAACGCCAGCCTTATGGAAGCCTCGGTTTATGTCCAGGCATCGGCTCACGAGGGATTCGGCATGAGCCTGGCCGAAGCCATGCTGGCCTGTTGTGTTCCAGTGGTGAGTTGCAACGGTGCCATCCCGGAAGTGGTCGGCGAATGTGGACTTTATCTCAGTCGGATTACGCCGGAAGCGCTGGCGCAGAATATCGAGGCTGCGTTGGCGAGGGGGCCCATCATCGGACCAGTTGCGCGGGAGAGGATCATACACTCCTTCCCCCTCGAAGTGAGGAGGCGCGGGTTGGTGAGAGAGATTAGGGCTTTGATTGAAGATGAGGGCAGAGTGATATGA